One Takifugu rubripes chromosome 19, fTakRub1.2, whole genome shotgun sequence genomic window carries:
- the LOC101074076 gene encoding sodium channel protein type 8 subunit alpha-like isoform X3 translates to MAAPLFAPPGPDSFKKFTPESLANIERRIEEEKNKKPPKPRSDSSHRDTSDENEEKPNSDLEAGKSLPFIYGDAPSGMLATPLEDLDPYYMNKKTFIVLNRQKTIFRFSATPSLYILSPFNLLRRIAIKILIHSLFSMIIMCTILTNCIFMTFSDPPEWSKQVEYTFTGIYTFESLTKIVARGFAIDDFTFLRDAWNWLDFMVISMAYITEFVDLGNVSALRTFRVLRALKTISVIPGLKTIVGALIQSVKKLSDVMILTVFCLSVFALIGLQLFMGNLRNKCVIWPVNMTKDFDFGEYIMNDSNFYVLHGQSDALLCGNSSDAGNCPEGFTCMKAGRNPNYGYTSFDSFGWAFLTLFRLMTQDYWEGLYMQTLRAAGKTYMIFFVLVIFVGSFYLVNLILAVVAMAYEEQNQATIEEAQQKEAEFKAMLEQLKRQQEETQAAAMATSAGTVSEAALEHEGGGHLSRSSSEVSKLSSKSAKERRNRKKKWRQKEQEKEKGDSEKVVKSESDDGSKKSTLCFPGNRLGRKASIMNQSLLSIPGSPFMSRHNSRSSIFSYKGRSKDMGSENEFADDEHSTVEESEDRRGSLFIPYRRNSYSGYSQGSSRIHPLAPHPGGKRNSTVDCNGVVSLIGPGPGRRLLPEVKIDKAASDDSNTDVEIKKKHSGSLMVSVDQLSSFRGKERANSQMSVVTNTLIEELEESQRKCPPCWYKFANTFLIWECFPAWLKIKHIVYLIVMDPFVDLAITICIVLNTLFMAMEHYPMTPHFQDVLSTGNLVFTGIFAGEMFAKLIAMDPYYYFQEGWNCFDGFIVTLSLVELGLADVEGLSVLRSFRLLRVFKLAKSWPTLNMLIKIIGNSVGALGNLTLVLAIIVFIFAVVGMQLFGKNYKDCVCKIAPSCELPRWHMHDFFHSFLIVFRVLCGEWIETMWDCMEVAGQTMCLTVFMMVMVIGNLVVLNLFLALLLSSFSADNLAATDDDGEPNNLQLAVTRIKFGIGWFKAHMRILVAAILKKPVEDEQKPLDEYGKKINCIANHTVDINRELDYAKNGNGTTSGIGSSVGKYMIDEDFMSFIHNPNLTVCVPIAVGESDLENLNTEDFSSESDVENSKDLDDTSSSEGSTIDIKPDVEEVAVVEVVEEYLDPDPCWTDECVAKYKCCDVPITHGWGKHWWFLRKTCYLIVEHNWFETLIIFMILLSSGALAFEDVYIEQRKTVRIILEYADRVFTYIFILEMLLKWVAYGFVKYFTNAWCWLDFFIVDVSIVSLVANALGFSDLGPIKSLRTLRALRPLRALSRFEGMRVVVNALVGAIPSIMNVLLVCLIFWLIFSIMGVNLFAGKYYYCFNETAEEMFLPHEVNNKSECLALIKANYSEVRWKNVKVNFDNVGTGYLALLQVATFKGWMDIMYAAIDSRKVEDQPIYEDNLYMYIYFVIFIIFGSFFTLNLFIGVIIDNFNQQKKKFGGQDIFMTEEQKKYYNAMKKLGSKKPQKPIPRPQNKIQGMVFDFVTQQVFDISIMILICLNMVTMMVETDDQSPETEEVLYWVNFVFIVVFTGEFLLKLFALRHYYFTNGWNIFDVVVVILSIVGMFLADLIEKYFVSPTLFRVIRLARIGRILRLIKGAKGIRTLLFALMMSLPALFNIGLLLFLVMFIFSIFGMSNFGYVKHDVLIDDLYNFETFGNSMIILFMMTTSAGWDGLLLPILNYPPDCDPLLENTGTPNTGDCGNPSVGIFFFVMYIIISFLIVVNMYIAIILENFSVATEESADPLSEDDFETFYEIWEKFDPDASQFITYAKLSDFADALEHPLRVPKPNTIELITMDMPMVSDDRIHCLDILFAFTKRVLGDSGELDMLRQQMEERFVAANPSKVSYEPITTTLRRKQEDVSARIIQRAYRVHLARRGFVCKRKPTNNAVENGGNNQEEEKEGTPSTASLPSYDSVTKPDKERPDDNDEGKGGRKEKGRNHKDIRESKC, encoded by the exons ACATTTATAGTCctaaacagacagaaaacaatctTCCGCTTCAGTGCCACGCCCTCCTTGTACATCTTAAGTCCTTTTAATCTACTTAGGCGAATAGCTATTAAGATTTTGATACATTC GTTGTTCAGCATGATCATCATGTGTACGATTTTGACCAACTGTATATTCATGACATTCAGCGACCCGCCAGAGTGGTCCAAACAAGTAGA GTACACCTTCACGGGTATCTATACGTTTGAATCCCTCACTAAAATTGTGGCCCGAGGCTTCGCCATAGATGACTTCACCTTCCTCAGAGATGCGTGGAACTGGCTGGATTTCATGGTCATCTCAATGGC ATATATTACAGAGTTTGTGGACCTTGGAAATGTCTCGGCGCTCAGAACGTTCAGGGTTCTCCGAGCATTGAAAACTATTTCTGTCATTCCAG GCCTGAAGACCATCGTGGGCGCCCTGATCCAGTCTGTGAAGAAGCTGTCGGATGTAATGATTCTGACCGTCTTCTGTCTTAGCGTCTTTGCACTCATTGGGCTGCAGCTGTTCATGGGGAACCTGCGGAACAAGTGCGTAATCTGGCCGGTCAACATGACCAAGGACTTTGACTTTGGAGAATACATCATGAATGATA GTAATTTCTATGTCCTTCATGGTCAGTCAGATGCGCTACTGTGTGGCAATAGTTCTGACGCAGG AAATTGTCCAGAAGGCTTCACGTGTATGAAAGCTGGACGGAACCCCAACTATGGTTACACCAGCTTTGACAGCTTTGGGTGGGCTTTCCTTACCTTGTTCCGCCTCATGACTCAGGACTACTGGGAGGGTCTTTACATGCAG ACTTTGCGAGCTGCAGGGAAGACCTACATGATCTTCTTTGTCCTGGTTATCTTTGTGGGCTCCTTCTACCTGGTCAATCTCATTTTGGCCGTGGTTGCCATGGCTTACGAGGAGCAGAATCAGGCAACCATCGAGGAGGCGCAGCAGAAAGAGGCTGAATTCAAAGCCATGCTGGAGCAACtaaagaggcagcaggaggagacgcaG gctgctgccatggcaacatctGCGGGCACCGTATCAGAGGCTGCATTAGAACATGAGGGAGGGGGCCACTTGTCCCGCAGCTCCTCTGAGGTCTCCAAGTTGAGCTCGAAGAGTGCCAAAGAACGACGCAATCGGAAGAAAAAGTGGCGCCAaaaagagcaggagaaggagaaaggagacAGCGAGAAGGTTGTTAAGTCTGAGTCGGACGATGGCAGCAAGAAAAGCACCCTTTGTTTCCCAGGAAACCGTTTGGGGAGGAAGGCCTCCATCATGAATCAG TCGCTCCTCAGCATCCCCGGCTCTCCTTTCATGTCTCGCCACAACAGCCGGAGCAGCATCTTCAGCTATAAAGGCCGATCAAAAGACATGGGCTCAGAAAATGAATTTGCAGATGATGAGCACAGTACggtggaggagagcgaggaccGCCGAGGCTCTCTGTTCATCCCGTACCGCCGCAACAGCTACAGCGGCTACAGCCAAGGCTCGTCACGCATCCACCCACTGGCGCCCCAccctggagggaagaggaacaGCACAGTGGACTGCAACGGCGTGGTGTCGCTCATTGGCCCTGGGCCTGGCAGACGGCTTTTGCCTGAGGTGAAAATTGATAAGGCAGCCAGTGATGACAGT AACACTGATGTGGAGATAAAGAAGAAGCACTCTGGCTCCCTCATGGTGTCAGTGGATCAGCTCAGCTCTTTCAGGGGAAAGGAACGTGCCAACAGTCAGATGAGCGTAGTCACCAACACACTAATTGAGG AGTTGGAGGAATCTCAGAGGAAGTGCCCTCCTTGTTGGTATAAGTTCGCCAACACCTTCCTCATCTGGGAGTGTTTTCCAGCTTGGCTGAAAATCAAGCATATCGTATATTTGATCGTCATGGACCCTTTTGTTGACCTGGCTATCACCATCTGTATTGTCCTAAACACTCTTTTCATGGCCATGGAGCACTACCCAATGACTCCCCATTTCCAAGATGTTTTATCGACTGGTAACCTG GTTTTCACAGGCATCTTCGCTGGGGAGATGTTTGCCAAACTGATCGCCATGGATCCATACTACTACTTCCAGGAAGGATGGAACTGTTTTGACGGCTTCATTGTGACACTGAGTTTAGTTGAGTTGGGACTGGCTGATGTGGAGGGTCTGTCTGTGCTCAGGTCATTCCGATTG TTACGAGTGTTCAAACTGGCCAAATCTTGGCCGACTCTAAACATGCTGATCAAGATCATCGGTAACTCCGTGGGGGCTCTGGGTAATCTGACCCTGGTGTTGGCCATCATCGTGTTCATCTTTGCCGTGGTGGGCATGCAGCTGTTTGGCAAGAACTACAAGGACTGCGTGTGTAAGATAGCCCCGTCCTGCGAACTGCCTCGCTGGCATATGCACGACTTCTTCCACTCCTTCCTGATCGTGTTCAGAGTTTTGTGTGGGGAGTGGATTGAAACCATGTGGGACTGCATGGAGGTGGCAGGACAGACCATGTGTCTGACTGTCTTCATGATGGTCATGGTCATTGGAAACTTGGTG GTGCTGAACCTGTTCCTGGCCTTGCTACTGAGCTCATTCAGCGCAGACAATCTGGCTGCAACAGACGATGACGGCGAGCCCAACAATCTCCAGCTCGCAGTGACGCGGATCAAGTTTGGAATCGGCTGGTTTAAGGCTCACATGCGGATCCTTGTAGCCGCAATCCTCAAAAAG CCCGTGGAGGATGAACAGAAGCCTCTGGACGAGTATGGGAAGAAGATCAACTGCATTGCAAACCACACTGTGGACATCAACCGCGAGCTGGACTACGCTAAAAACGGCAATGGCACCACCAGTGGCATTGGGAGCAGCGTGGGAAAGTACATGATTGATGAGGACTTCATGTCCTTCATCCACAATCCCAACCTCACCGTCTGTGTCCCCATTGCGGTTGGCGAGTCAGACCTGGAAAACCTTAACACGGAGGACTTCAGCAGCGAATCAGATGTGGAGAACAGCAAAGAC TTGGACGACACCAGCTCTTCTGAAGGCAGCACCATAGACATCAAGCCCGacgtggaggaggtggcagtgGTGGAGGTCGTGGAGGAGTACCTCGATCCTGATCCCTGCTGGACTGATG AATGTGTGGCCAAATACAAGTGCTGTGACGTTCCCATCACTCATGGTTGGGGGAAACACTGGTGGTTCCTGAGAAAGACCTGCTACCTGATCGTTGAACACAACTGGTTTGAaaccctcatcatcttcatgatTCTGCTCAGCAGCGGAGCCTTG GCCTTTGAGGATGTGTACATCGAGCAGAGGAAAACCGTGCGCATCATTCTCGAGTACGCAGACCGAGTTTTCACCTACATCTTCATCCTGGAAATGCTGCTGAAGTGGGTGGCCTACGGCTTTGTCAAGTACTTCACTAACGCCTGGTGTTGGTTGGACTTCTTCATTGTGGAT GTGTCTATAGTCAGCCTTGTAGCTAACGCATTGGGCTTCTCCGATCTAGGCCCGATTAAATCACTCAGGACACTCAGGGCCTTGAGACCCCTCAGGGCCCTGTCTCGTTTTGAAGGGATGAGG GTGGTGGTGAACGCCCTGGTCGGCGCCATTCCCTCCATCATGAACGTGCTGTTGGTGTGTCTCATCTTCTGGCTCATCTTCAGCATCATGGGTGTCAACCTGTTTGCCGGGAAGTATTACTACTGCTTCAATGAGACGGCCGAGGAAATGTTCCTCCCCCATGAAGTCAACAACAAATCGGAGTGTCTGGCGCTCATCAAGGCCAACTACTCTGAGGTCAGGTGGAAGAATGTCAAGGTCAACTTCGACAATGTGGGCACGGGTTACCTGGCGCTTTTGCAAGTG GCAACATTCAAAGGCTGGATGGACATTATGTACGCAGCTATAGATTCCAGAAAG GTGGAGGACCAGCCTATCTACGAGGACAACTTATACATGTACATCTATtttgtcatcttcatcatctttggcTCGTTCTTCACCCTAAATCTCTTCATTGGTGTCATCATCGATAACTTCAatcaacagaagaaaaag TTTGGAGGTCAGGACATCTTCAtgacagaagagcagaagaaataCTACAATGCTATGAAGAAACTGGGGTCAAAAAAGCCGCAAAAACCAATTCCCCGGCCTCAG AACAAGATCCAAGGGATGGTGTTTGATTTTGTGACACAGCAAGTCTTCGATATCTCCATCATGATACTCATCTGCCTCAACATGGTCACCATGATGGTGGAGACCGACGACCAGTCACCTGAAACAGAGGAGGTGCTTTACTGGGTCAACTTTGTATTCATTGTGGTCTTCACTGGTGAATTTTTGCTGAAGCTCTTTGCGCTGCGTCACTACTACTTCACCAATGGCTGGAACATCTTCGACGTGGTGGTGGTCATCCTTTCAATTGTGG gaATGTTTCTGGCAGACCTGATCGAGAAGTACTTTGTGTCACCAACCCTCTTCAGGGTGATTCGTCTGGCTCGCATCGGCAGGATCCTTCGTCTCATCAAAGGTGCTAAAGGAATCAGAACCCTGCTGTTTGCTTTGATGATGTCTCTGCCGGCCTTGTTCAACATCGGTCTCCTGCTTTTCCTGGTCATGttcattttttccatttttggaaTGTCGAACTTTGGCTACGTGAAACACGATGTATTAATCGACGACCTGTACAACTTTGAGACCTTCGGGAACAGCATGATCATTTTGTTTATGATGACCACGTCAGCTGGCTGGGACGGCCTGCTGCTGCCCATCCTAAACTACCCTCCGGACTGTGACCCCTTACTGGAGAATACTGGAACCCCCAACACAGGAGACTGTGGCAACCCTTCTGTAGGCATCTTTTTTTTCGTAATGTACATCATCATTTCCTTCCTTATTGTGGTCAACATGTACATCGCCATCATCTTGGAGAACTTCAGTGTGGCCACAGAGGAGAGCGCCGACCCACTTAGTGAAGATGACTTTGAGACCTTTTATGAGATTTGGGAAAAGTTTGACCCGGACGCGTCCCAGTTCATCACATATGCCAAGCTTTCTGACTTTGCTGATGCACTGGAACACCCGCTCCGAGTACCCAAGCCCAACACCATCGAACTGATCACCATGGACATGCCTATGGTGAGTGACGACCGCATCCACTGCCTGGATATCCTCTTCGCCTTCACTAAGCGCGTGCTGGGCGACAGCGGCGAGCTGGATATGTTGAGGCAGCAAATGGAAGAGCGTTTTGTGGCCGCCAATCCCTCCAAGGTCTCGTATGAGCCGATCACCACCACTCTGAGGCGTAAGCAGGAGGACGTGTCAGCCAGGATCATCCAGAGGGCCTACCGCGTCCACCTGGCGAGGCGGGGGTTTGTGTGTAAGCGCAAACCGACCAATAATGCAGTTGAGAATGGTGGGAACaatcaggaagaagaaaaggagggcaCCCCCTCCACTGCCTCCCTGCCCTCTTATGACAGTGTAACCAAACCGGACAAGGAGAGACCGGACGACAACGacgaagggaagggagggaggaaagagaaaggACGGAACCACAAAGACATCAGGGAATCTAAATGTTAG